Proteins encoded together in one Lathyrus oleraceus cultivar Zhongwan6 chromosome 5, CAAS_Psat_ZW6_1.0, whole genome shotgun sequence window:
- the LOC127079570 gene encoding uncharacterized protein LOC127079570 → MEDSESISDYFSRVLAVVNQLKRNGEDVEEVKVMEKILRTLNPSFDFIVTNIEENRYLKTMTIEQLMGSLQAYKEKQKRKIKQKEVMEQLLQLNIKEANYVNYKSQRGRGCGQDRGRGRGHGGEGRGSYNNYSKNGERSWNPQATRGRGRGNSWSRCDKSQIKCFNCNKIRHYASECRFSKKVVEKANFVEEKGGEEETLLLACQNQVEEKRNKWYLDTGASNHMCGDQSMFVEINEATIDNISFGDDSKIPVKGKGKILIRLKNGSH, encoded by the coding sequence ATGGAAGATTCCGAGTCAATTTCTGATTACTTTTCTCGAGTATTGGCCGTAGTCAATCAACTTAAAAGAAATGGCGAAGATGTTGAGGAGGTGAAAGTCATGGAGAAAATACTTCGCACTTTAAATCCAAGTTTTGACTTCATTGTTACCAACATTGAAGAAAACAGGTATTTAAAGACCATGACTATTGAGCAACTCATGGGTTCTTTACAAGCAtacaaagaaaaacaaaagagaaaaattaaaCAAAAGGAGGTTATGGAGCAACTACTGCAACTCAACATAAAGGAAGCAAATTATGTGAATTACAAGAGCCAAAGAGGACGAGGTTGTGGCCAAGATCGTGGGCGTGGACGAGGACATGGAGGAGAAGGAAGAGGCAGTTACAACAACTACTCTAAAAATGGAGAAAGAAGTTGGAATCCACAAGCAACAAGAGGTCGTGGAAGAGGAAATTCATGGTCGAGGTGTGACAAATCACAAATCAAGTGCTTCAACTGCAACAAGATCAGACATTATGCATCTGAGTGTAGATTCTCGAAGAAAGTTGTGGAGAAAGCTAACTTTGTAGAAGAAAAAGGCGGAGAAGAAGAAACTTTGTTGCTCGCATGCCAAAATCAAGttgaagagaaaagaaacaaATGGTACCTCGACACCGGTGCAAGCAATCACATGTGCGGCGATCAAAGCATGTTCGTAGAGATCAATGAAGCGACAATTGACAATATCTCATTTGGAGATGACTCAAAGATACCGGTCAAAGGCAAAGGTAAAATTCTTATACGCTTAAAGAATGGGAGTCATTAA